A single window of Taeniopygia guttata chromosome 1, bTaeGut7.mat, whole genome shotgun sequence DNA harbors:
- the GPR180 gene encoding integral membrane protein GPR180, giving the protein MRWRLLLLLSAAAGCCWGLAAGKTLRGGFASAAARREPWRPVARFQFHGDHALLCVRIKNTAVAVAKAARLHLFQGQEWQKLENSVQDHSCTEKFSKAQLTMTVNHTEQNLTVSQIPYPETWYVFYVDKFTCEENYSESEDIQFEMVLLNPDAEGNPLDHFSAGESGLHEFFFLLVLVYFITACIYAQSLWQTIRKRGPMHGVLKVLTIALLLQAGSAFANYLHFSSYSRDGIGAPFMGSLAELCDIVSQIQMLYLLLSLCMGWTIGRMKKSHGRPLQWDSSPASTGIAVVVVVTQSILLIWEQFEDTNHHSYHSHHGLASGLLIGLRVCLALSLAAGLYQIITVERSTLKREFYITFAKACILWFLCHPCLATITVIFREYQREKIITIGVILCQCISMVILYRLFLSHSLYWEVSSLSSVTLPLTISSGHKNRHHF; this is encoded by the exons ATGCGGTGgcggctcctgctgctgctcagcgcCGCCGCCGGCTGCTGCTGGGGCCTCGCCGCGGGCAAGACGCTGCGGGGCGGCTTcgccagcgccgccgcccgccgggaGCCGTGGCGGCCCGTGGCGCGCTTCCAGTTCCACG GTGACCATGCTCTTCTGTGCGTCAGAATCAAGAACACAGCAGTAGCTGTGGCAAAAGCAGCTAGACTTCACCTCTTTCAAGGACAGGAATGGCAGAAGCTGGAGAACAGTGTCCAAGATCACAGCTGTACAGAGAAGTTCTCTAAAGCTCAGCTGACAA tGACTGTGAACCACACAGAGCAAAATCTGACAGTGTCCCAGATTCCTTATCCGGAAACATGGTATGTGTTTTATGTAGACAAGTTTACCTGCGAAGAGAATTATTCTGAATCCGAGGATATTCAGTTTGAAATGGTCTTACTAAACCCAGATGCAGAAGGGAATCCATTAGATCACTTTAGCGCAGGGGAATctg gattACATGAATTCTTTTTCCTGCTTGTCCTAGTATACTTCATAACTGCTTGCATATATGCACAATCCCTGTGGCAAACAATTAGGAAGCGTGGACCTATGCATGGTGTATTAAAGGTGTTGACAATTGCATTACTGTTGCAGGCTGGTTCAGCTTTTGCCAACTACCTGCATTTCTCAAG tTATTCTAGAGATGGGATAGGAGCTCCTTTTATGGGAAGTCTGGCAGAAT TGTGTGACATAGTCTCACAGATACAAATGCTGTATTTATTGTTGAGTCTGTGTATGGGCTGGACAATAGGCAGAATGAAGAAATCTCATGGCAGACCTCTTCAGTGGGATTCCAGTCCAGCGTCTACCGGCATTGCTGTAGTAGTTGTTGTTACACAG AGCATTTTGTTAATTTGGGAGCAGTTTGAAGATACAAATCACCACAGCTACCATTCGCACCATGGCTTGGCGAGCGGGCTGCTCATTGGCCTCAGAGTCTGCCTAGCTctgtccctggctgctgggctgtACCAGATTATCACAGTGGAGAGAAGCACACTGAAAAGGGAGTTCTACATCACCTTTGCCAAA GCCTGCATTCTCTGGTTTCTGTGCCACCCATGTCTTGCAACCATCACTGTAATATTCAGAGAATATCAAAGAGAAAAG ATTATTACCATAGGTGTTATCCTCTGTCAGTGCATCTCCATGGTTATCCTCTACAGACTTTTTCTATCTCATAGTCTATATTGGGAAGTATCATCACTGTCATCAGTGACATTGCCACTAACAATATCCTCTGGACATAAAAATCGACATCACTTCTGA